GGCCCGTCTCGGCATCGGCGTCGAAGGGCCCGCCGAGGCGGATCTGCTCGGCGCGCCGGACCAGCTCGGCCACGAAGTCGTCCTTGATCGTGTCCTGCACGATCAGCCGGGCACCGGCCGAGCAGACCTGGCCCGAGTGCAGGAAGACCGCCATCAGGGCGTAGTCGATCGCCGTCTCGCGCTGCGCCGGGTCCTGGACGGCGTCGGCGAAGACGATATTGGGGTTCTTGCCGCCGAGCTCGAGAGCGACTTTCTTGACCGTCGCGGCGGCGTTGGCCATCAGCCGTCGTCCGGTGGCGAGACCACCGGTGAAGGAGACCAGGTCGACGCGCGGGTCCTCGCTCAGCGGAGCACCGGCGGTGGGACCCTCGCCGAGCACGAGGTTGCCGACGCCCGCCGGCAGCCCGGCCTCCTCGAGCACCTTCATCAGGTGGATCGCGGTGTGAGGGGTGATCTCGCTCGGCTTGAGCACGAAGGTGTTGCCCGCCGCCAGGCACGGCGCGACCTTCCACGCCACCTGCAGCAGCGGGTAGTTCCACGGCGTGATCAGGCCGCAGACGCCCACCGGCTCGTGCACGATGCGGCTCTTCACTCCCGGGTCGCCGGTGTCGACGACCCGCCCGGCCTCCTCGGTGGCGGTGTGGCCGAAGTGGCGGAAGACGGAGACCACGTCGGCGACGTCGTACTCCCCCTCCACCAGGCGCTTGCCCGTGTCGAGCGACTCCGCGCGCGCGACGAGCGCGGTGTCGCGCTCGAGCAGGTCGGCGACCTTCAGCAGCAGGTCGCCCCGCTCGCGGGCGGGCGTCGCCGCCCACGCGCCGTCGTCGAAGGCCGCGCGCGCTGCCGCGATCGCGGCGCGGGTGTCCTCCGCCCCGGCCTCGTCGACCTCACCGACGCGCTGACCGTCGGCCGGACACAGGATCGTCCGAGTGCCTCCGCCGACTGCCGAGCGCCATTCCCCACCGATGTACAGGCTCTCCATGGCATCAGACAATCCCGGAACCAGGCCCTGGTCAATCCCTCGTGGGCCCTTATCACGCGGTGTCACACTCGGGACATCCCCGGGGTCCTAGAGGTATGAGCCTCGAGAATCAGGAGATCCCCATGAACAAGCAGGACCACGTGGTGGTCGTCGGCGGTGGGTACGCCGGCGTGATGGCCGCCAACCGGCTGACCAAGCGGGACGACATCGCGATCACCCTGGTCAACGCTCGCGACCACTTCGTCGAGCGCATCCGGCTGCACCAGCTCGCCGCCGGCAACGACGACGCGGTCGCCGACTACGCCGACGTGCTCAGCCCGCGGGTGCGCCTGGTCGTCGGCACCGTGTCGGCCATCTCGGCGGCTGCGCGGACGGTCGTGCTCAAGGACGGGCAGGAGGTGGCGTACGACTATCTGGTCTATGCCGTCGGCAGCACCGGGACGATGCAGGCGGCCGGCGCCGCGGAGCACGCCTACGGGGTCGCGAGCTTCGAGGAGGCGACCCGGCTGCGCGCGGTGCTGGACGCGACGCCCACGCAGGCGCCGGTGGTCGTGGTCGGCGGCGGCCCGACCGGGATCGAGGTGGCCTCCGAGCTCGCCGAGCTGGGGCGCAACGTCTCCATGGTCTGCGGCGACGGGCTGGGCCCGTGGTTGCACGAGAAGGGACGGGCCGACGCCGATCGTGCGCTACGCGGTCTCGGGGTCGGCATCATCGAGGGAGCCCGGGTGAGCGAGGTGCTCGAGGGCCGCGTACGCCTCGACGACGGTCGCGAGCTGGCCAGCGCGGTGACGATCTGGACCGCCGGGTTCACCACGCCGGACCTCGCGCGAGCGAGCGGTCTGTCGACCGACGATCTCGGCCGGCTGGTCACCGACGAGACCCTGACCAGCCTCGACGACGACCGGATCATCGCCACAGGTGATGCCTCGGCCCCCTCCGGGGATCCGTACCGGATGAGCTGCCAGGCTGCCAACCAGCTCGGACCGCTCGCCGCGGAGACCGTGCTCTCCCGCCTCGCGGGCCACCGGCCCGAGCCGATCAGCATCAGCTTCGTGGGTCAGTGCATCAGCATCGGCCGCGGGCTCGGCCTGCTGAACTTCGCTCGCCGCGACGACTCGGCCGTGCGTGCCCGCATCCACGGCGCGCCCGCGGCGAAGATCAAGGAGCTGGTCTGCCGCAGCACGGTCTGGGCCCTCTCGATGGAGGCACGCCACCCCGGCTTCACGCCCAAGGTCACCGACAGGTCGCGCGCCGGCCGGGTGCGGGCGAGCGAGGCCGCGCCGCTGGCATCGGTCGGGCGAGCGTAGCGCCGCTCGGGCGGGGTGGATGTCACGGGTGGATGTCACGGTCGTGGGCGCTGTCTCGTCCTGGGGCCATGATGATGTTCGAAGGAGGACGACCGTGACACCTGAGACCGAGCTCGAGTTCGAGGAGCTGCGACCGCTGCTCTTCTCGATCGCCTACCGCATCCTCGGCAGCGTCAGCGAGGCTGAGGACGCGGTGCAGGAGACGTGGCTGCGGCTCGCGGCTGCGGGCACCCAGCCCGACTCGCTGAAGGCCTATCTCTCCACCGTGGTCACCCGCATCTCGATCGACGTGCTCCGCTCCGCGCGGATGCGGCGCGAGACGTACGTCGGGCCCTGGTTCCCCGAACCGCTGCCGACCGACTCCCACGGCGGTGAGCGTGAGGACGTCTACGGCAGCCCGGAGCGTGCGAGCGAGCTCGCCGACTCGGTCTCGATGGCCGCGCTGATGCTCCTCGAGCGCCTCAGCCCGCTCGAGCGCGCGGTCTTCGTGCTGCGCGAGGTCTTCCACTTCGGCTTCGCCGACATCGCCACCGCTGTCGACCGCTCGGAGGCCGCCTGCCGTCAGCTCGCCTCGCGGGCCCGCCGTCACATGGACGACGGCAAGACGCGGTTCGAGGCCGACCGGCGCAAGCGTGCCGAGCTGGCCGACCGCTTCTTCGAGGCGTTGCGCGACGGCGACCTCGACGACCTGCGGGCCCTGCTCGCCGCCGACGTCGAGACCGTCAACGACGGTGGCGGCGTCGCCGGCGGCGTCGGCGGCCGGTTCGGCGCGGAGAAGGCCGCCCGCATCCTGATCACCGCGGTGCCACCCCTGCTCGCCATCGGCGCCCGGCTCGAGCAGCGCGAGCTCAACGGCGAGCCGGGCGCGATCCTCCGCGACGCCGACGGCTCCGTGCTCGGCACCTGGACCCTCGACATCCTCGACGGCCAGATCCAGCGGATCCGCTCGGTCACCAACCCCGACAAGCTCGGCCATCTCGGTCCGGTGGCAGACCTGAAGGAGGTCCTACGCCGCCGCAACCGCCACCGCCGCGAGCGGTGACGCCGCTGGTCGAGCCGCTCGCTGGTCGAGCCGCCGGAGCCGCTAGGCGGAGGCGGCTTCGCGGCTCGACCAGCGGAGGGACCCTCAGACGCTCACGCGCTGCGGTGTCGCCGTCCGCAGACCGAGGCCGGCGGTGCGTACGTCCTTGGTCTCGCGTGCGGTCAGGGCGGCGACCACCGCGACGAGGCAGACCACCACCGTGTAGCCGGAGGTGACCACCCAGCCACCCTCGCGTACGCCGCCCAGAGCAGTGACGATCGACGGCGTGAACCCGGCCAGCATGAATCCGATCTGGGTGCCGATCGCGACGCCGGAGAAGCGCACCGGCGTGGAGAACATCTCGCCGTAGAACGAGGGCCACACCGCGTTGGCGGCCGCATAGCCGAAGGAGAACGTCACCACCGCGAGCACGAAGACGAGCAGCTCGCTGCCCTGGCTCATCGAGAGCAGGTAGAACGGCATCAGGACCGCACTGGCCACCGCACCGTAGATGAAGACCGGCTTGCGGCCGACCCGGTCGGCGAGCCGGCCGAACATCGGCTGGGTGAACAGCGCGGCGACATTGGCGGCCACGACCAGCCACAGGGTGATCGAGTCGACCATGCCGACCTCGACGCCGTAGGCGATGGCGAGGTTGCCGAAGACCGTGGAGACGGCGGCGATGAAGGCGCAGCAGACCACCCGGAGCACGTCGGCCCAGTGGTCGCGCAGCAGCACCGCGAGGGGCAGCTTGGCGACCTCGTTGTTGGCCTTGGCCTCCTCGAACTCGGGCGTCTCGTTGAGCCGGGCGCGGATGAAGAAGGCGACCAGCACGACGACGGCGGAGAGCCAGAACGGGATCCGCCAGCCGATGCCGTACTTGATGTCGTCGGGCAGCGCGACCACCGGGATGAACACCAGCGCGGCCAGGATCTGACCGCCCTGGGTGCCGGTCAGCGTCCACGAGGTGAAGAAGGATCGCCTGTCGTCGGGCGCGTGCTCGAGCGTCAGCGAGCTGGCCCCGGCCTGCTCGCCGGCCGCCGAGAGCCCCTGGAGCAGCCGGCAGAAGACCAGCAGTCCGGGCGCCAGCCAGCCGACCTGGTCAAACGTCGGCAGGCAGCCGATCAGGAACGTGCCGCCACCCATCAGCAGGAGGGTGAACAGCAGCACCTTGCGGCGGCCGATCCGGTCACCGAAGTGACCGACGAAGACGGCGCCGACCGGCCTGGCGACGTACGCGAAGGCGAAGGTCGCGAACGACATCACCAACGCGGAGTCGTCGGCGCTGGGGAAGAAGACGTGCGGAAAGATCAGCGCTGCGGCGGAGCCGAAGACGAAGAAGTCGTAGTACTCCACCGCGCTGCCCATGAAGCTGGCCAGTGCGGCTCTGATCGGGGTCTTGCCTTCGCGGTTCGCTCTGCCGTCGAGGTCAGGGCTGTCGGGGTCGGGTCCCGCCATCGGGTCCTCCTGGGGTAGGTCCGCGGTTTCCTGACCACGGACGGGTGGGGGATGGATCTGTTCGGTTCGAGGTCAGCCGGCTGCGGCCAGCTCGCGGAGGTGGGCGAGCATGCGGTCGGCATCGGGGTCGATGCCGGTGATCAGCCTGAAGGCGTCGACGGCCTGGTAGACCGCCATATGGCCCCCGTGAAGCGTCCTGCTGCCGGCGGCGCGTGCTGCCTCGAGCAGCGCGGTGTCCAACGGCCGGTAGACGATGTCCGCCACCCACAGGTCGGGGCGGAGGAGCTCGGTGTCCAGGGGTGTGCCTGGATGGTCGGCCATGCCGACCGGAGTGCAGTTGACCAGTCCGTCGGCCTCGGGAAGCACGGCGGCCAGCTTGTCGACCTGGATCGCCTCGACGGTGCTCGTGGGGTGGTGGCGGCGGATCTCCTCGACCCGCGCCTGCGCGCGGTCGACCTCCATGTCGGCGATGACGAGCCTCTCGACACCCTGGCTCGCCAGCGCGTGCGCGACGGCCGAGCCCGCCCCGCCTGCTCCCAGCTGGACGACGGTGCCGAGCGGAGCCCCCGGCATTCCCGTACGCAGCGCATGGCCGAACCCGGTCGTGTCGGTGTTGTAGCCGATCGCCTCGCCGCCCTCGAAGACCACGGTGTTGACCGCACCGAGGCTGGCCGCGGTCTCGTCGAGACGGTCGAGGTGCCCGATCACCAGCTCTTTGCACGGGTGGGTGATGTTGAGCGCGTCGAAACCCAAGCGCCGGGCATCCCTCATCAGGTCCCCCACCCCGTCGGCGGGGATCCCCAGATCGGCGATGTCGAGCGTCTTGTAGACGTAGGACAACCCGTGCTCGGCCGCCTCGCGCATGTGCAGCGCGGGGCTCAGCGAGGGTCCGACTCCCGCGCCGATCAGGCCGACCAGGAACGAAGACTTCATCCGGATGATCCTTAATGTACGAACTAGTACGTTATGAGAGTGAAGAGCATCACACCTCGCCCTGGATCGTCAACCCCACACGACGAGAGAGCCCGCCCCGCGATACGGGACGGGCTCTCTCGGCGGGTTTCGTCAGGAAGTCGTCAGCCAGCCGACGACGATGTCGCCGAGGATGCGGCGGTGGCGGGCGCGCACGTCGGGCGCGAGCATGTCGCGCCCGAAGAGGAAGCCGAAGGTGGCGCTGTTGGCGACCTGGAAGACGCAGTAGGAGCTGATCAGCATGTGCACGTCGAGGGCGTCGACGTCGTCGCGGAGCTCACCGGTGCCACGGCCACGAGCGAGGACGTCGTCGAGGAGCGAGGCGGCCGGCGTACCGAGGTCGCGCAGCGACTCGACCTTGCCCAGGTGCTGGCCGTGATGGATGTTCTCGACCGAGACGATGCGGATGAAGGCCGGGTGGTCGTGGTGGTGGTCGAAGGTCATCTCGGCGATCCTGCGCAGCGCGTCGACCGGCGCCAGGTCGTCGGCGCGCAGCGCCTGCTCGGTCTCGCGGATGCCGCGGTAGGCGGCCTCCAGCACGGCGAGGTAGAGCCCCTCCTTGCCGCCGAAGTAGTAGTAGATCATCCGTTTGGTCGTGCGGGTGCGCTCGGCGATCTCGTCGACCCGCGCCCCCGAGTAGCCCTGCTCGGAGAAGACCTCGGTCGCGATCTCGAGCAGCTCGGCCCGCGTGCGCTCGGCGTCTCGAAGTCGCTCGTCCGACCCCTGGGCGGACCGCTGGATTTCGACCATGCCACGAGCCTAGAGCACAGCCGTCTTCCCATCGTCGACCATTGTATGTACCGTTTCGTACATTAACCACGAACGGAGACCCATGCGCACCTCGATCGCCACCGTGTGCCTCAGCGGCGCCCTCGTCCAGAAGATGTACGCCGCGGCCGAGGCCGGCTTCAGTGCGATCGAGATCTTCGAGCCCGACCTCATCTCCGCACCCCAGTCCCCCGAGGAGATCCGGGCGCTCGCCGACCGCCTGGGGCTCTCCCTCGACCTCTATCAGCCCTTCCGTGACGCCGAAGGGGTCGACGAGGAGACCTTCGCGACCGTGCTCCACCGGGCGGAGGCGAAGTTCGCCCTGATGCGGCGGCTCGGGATCGAGACGATGCTCGTGTGCAGCAACGTCGCCACCGCGACCATCGATGACGACGAGGTCTCCGCCCGGCAGCTGCGCCGCCTGGGCGATCTGGCCGCGACGTACGGCGTGAAGCTGGCCTACGAGGCCCTGGCCTGGGGCAGGTTCGTCGACGACTACCGGCGCTCGTGGCGCATCGTCGAGCTCGCCGACCACGCAGCCGTCGGGATCTGCCTGGACAGCTTCCACATCCTCTCCCGTGGCCACGGCCCCAAGCAGATCGAGGAGATCCCTGCCGAGAAGATCTTCTTCCTCCAGCTCGCCGACGCACCCGCGCTGAGAATGGACGTGCTCTCCTGGAGCCGCCACCACCGCCTCTTCCCCGGCGAGGGCAGCTTCGACCTGCCGGCCTTCCTCGGCCACGTGCTCCGGGCGGGCTATGACGGGCCGCTCTCGCTGGAGGTCTTCAACGACACCTTCCGCCAGACCGATCCCGTGCGCACCGCCCGCCAGGCCCAGCGTTCGCTGCGCTGGCTCGCCGACCGCACCGCCGACCTGCTCGGCGAGGAGACCGGCCGGTCGGCTCCGCTCCCCCGGCTGCCCGAGGTTGCCGCGCCGGAGGCCTTCGACTTCGTCGAGATCAAGGCCCCCGACACCTCCGGGGTCGAGGTGCTGCTCGAGCAGATGGGGTTCGCCTTCGGCGGTCGCCACCGCAGCAAGCAGGTGCGCCTGTGGACCTGGGGCGAGGCGCGGATCGTGTGCAACGACGTGCCCAGCGCCTCCCCCGAGCCACACATCGCCGCCGTCGGCTTCGACGTCGCCGACTCGGACGCGGCCGCCGAGCGCGCGGCCCGACTGATGGCGCCGCCGGTCCACCGCCGGACCTACGCCGGCGAGCAGGCCCTACGTGCCTTCGCCTCGCCCGACGGCACCGAGGTCTTCCTCTCCCGGGCCGCAGACTGGATCGCGGAGTTCGACGGCGGCGTCTCGAGCGCTGACGAGCACAGCGCCCGCATCGACCACGTCAACCTGGTCCAGCCCTGGCACAGCTTCGACGAGGCGGTGCTGTTCTACACCAGCGTGCTGTCGCTGGCGCCACAGCCGGCCCAAGAGGTCGCGGGCCCCTCCGGTCTCGTGCGCAGCCAGGTGATGAGCTCACCCGCCGGCGGCGTACGTCTTCCCCTCAACCTGCTTCCGAACGGACAGCAGGGCCGCGCCCAGCACGTCGCGATCGTCTGTGACGACATCGTCGGCGTCGTGACCGCCGCCAGGGGGCGCGGCCTGCGACCGCTCGAGGTGCCCGGCAACTACTACGCCGACCTGGCGGCGCGGTTCGACCTGCCCGACGACCTGATCGACACCCTCCGCGATCTCGATCTCCTCTACGACCGCGACGCCGACGGCGAGTATCTGCACTGCTACACCGAGACCGTCGGCGAGGTCTTCTTCGAGCTCGTCGAGCGGCGCGAGCGCTACGCGGGCTATGGCGCGGGCAACGCCCCCGTCCGCCTGGTCAGCCAGGCCGGCTGACCCGACGCCGAGTCGGCTCGTCCTGACCTGAAAAGCCGCCGAGTCGGCGCGTCTTGACGCGCCGACTCGGCGGTTGAACCGGTCAGGACGAGCCGACTCGGCAGGGACTCGTCAGAAGTTGCCGCGAAGCTCCTGCTCACGCTCGATGGCCTCGAAGAGCGCCTTGAAGTTGCCCTTGCCGAAGCCGAGGGAGCCGTGACGCTCGATCAGCTCGAAGAAGACCGTGGGGCGGTCGCCGACGGGCTTGGTGAAGATCTGGAGCAGGTAGCCGTCCTCGTCGCGGTCGACGAGGATGCCACGCTTCTGCAGCTCCTCGATCGGCACCCGCACCTCACCGATCCGGGCACGCAGCTCGGCGTCCTCGTAGTAGGAGTCGGGGGTGTTGAGGAACTCGATGCCGGCATCGCGCAGCGCGTCGACGGTGGCGAGGATGTCGCCGGTGGCCAGCGCGAGGTGCTGGGCGCCGGGACCCTGGTAGAACTCCAGGTATTCGTCGATCTGCGACTTCTTCTTGGCGATCGCCGGCTCGTTGAGCGGGAACTTCACCCGGTGGTTGCCGTTGGCGACGACCTTCGACATCAGCGCGGAGTAGTCGGTGGCGATGTCGTCACCGATGAACTCGGCCATGTTGGTGAAGCCCATGACACGGCCGTAGAAGTCGACCCACTCGTCCATCTTGCCGAGCTCGACGTTGCCGACGACGTGGTCGAGGGCCTGGAAGAGCCGCTTCGGAGCGCCCTCGGGACGCTTGAAGGTCGAGGTGCGCGCCACGAACCCGGGCAGGTAGGGCCCGTCGTAGCCGCTGCGGTCGACCAGCGTGTGGCGGGTCTCGCCGTAGGTGCCGATCGCGGCGATGCGTACGGTGCCGTGCTCGTCGGTCACATCGTGAGGCTCCTCGAGCACGGTCGCACCCTGGGCGCGGGCGTGCTTGATGCAGCGGTCGACGTCGGGCACCTCGAGGGCGATGTCGACGATGCCGTCACCATGGCGGGCGTGGTGGGCGATGACCTCGCTCTCGGGCGCGACGCCGCCCTTGATCACGAACCGCACTCCCCCGCTGCGCAGCACGTAGGCGTGGTGGTCGCGGTTGCCGGTCTCGGGGCCGGAGTAGGCCTCCAGGTCCATGCCGTAGGCGGAGATGAAGAAGTGGGCGGTCTGGGTGGCGTTGCCGACCGCCCAGACGACCGCGTCCCAGCCGGTGACCGGGAAGGGATCGGAGGTGTCGTCGTAGGCGACCAGGCCGACGAGCTGCTCGAGCTCGGCGAGCCCGAGGCCGGCGAGCTTCTCTTGGTTGGTGAGGGTGTCTGCGATCGTCATGCGGGCAAGTCAAGTGGGCCGGATCACACCAAACAAGTTGACCATCGACGACTGAACAATCTGCGATATCCGACCAGCCTGCACACTCAAACACTAGACATTCTGACTACCATGAGGGCATGTCTTTGGACGACCTCGACGTAGCCCTGCTGGAGACCCTGCACGCTCACCCGCGGGTCGGTGATCTGGAGCTCTCCCGCGTCACCCGGGTCGCCCGCGCCACCGTGCAGAGCCGGCTGCGCAAGATGGCCGAGGCGGGCGTGATCCGCGACTGGGCGCCGACCATCGATCCGGCAGCCGCGGGCCACGCCGTGCAGGCCTTCGTGACCCTGGAGATCTCCCAGGGCGCCCTCGACGACGTCCGTGACGACCTCGCCGAGATCCCCGAGGTGCTGGAGGCGTATGTGACCACCGGCTCCTTCGACGTCTTCTGCAAGGTGGCGACCGCGTCCCACACCAAGCTGCAGGAGGTGCTCGTACGCATCGACCAGTCGCACGCCGTGGTCCGCTCGACCAGCGTGGTCACCCTGTCCACGCTGATCGAGCCACGTACGTTGGACCTGCTGCGCACCGGCGCGAGAGCTCGTTGACAGGTCCGCCTAGGCGCAGCAGGGCGATGCCTCCTCGGCCGTCGCGCACATGAGCGGAGCCTCGCCGAGCACGGTGTAGACCTCCCAGCGCTCGCCGTCCGGCGCACCTTCGACCCAGAACTTGTCCTGCTTGGCATAGCAGCATTCGGTGCCGCGCTCCTCGATCGAGGCGAACCCGGCATCGGCCAGGCGGGTCTGCTCCGCATCGACGATGTCGGTGTCGGCGACCTCGACCCCGAGGTGGTTGAGCGAGCCGCCCCTGCCCGGGCTCTCCATCAGGACCAGCTTGAGCGGTGGCTCGGCGACAGCGAAGTTCGCATAGCCGCGGCGGACCTTCGCGGTCTCAGTGGCGAAGAGCTTGGTGTAGAACGCGATCGACGACTCGAGGTCGTCGACGTTGAGGGCCAGCTGCAGGCGTGACATCGGAATCTCCTTACATAGATGAACGTCTATGTAGCCGAGATTGCCGCCCACATCGACATCAGTCAATATAGATATATGTCGAATTCCATGTCCGCTGCGCTGGAGCTGACCCCGATCGGCGAGGCGGCCTGCTGCCCGCCGCTGACCAAGCAGCCCATCACCGCCCAGCAGGCCGCTTCGGTGGCGCCGATGCTCAAGGCGCTGGCAGATCCCGTACGCCTCCGGCTGCTCTCCCTCGTCGCCGCGCACGAGGACGGCGAGGCGTGCGTGTGCAACCTCAACGACGCCTTCGACCTCTCCCAGCCGACCATCAGCCACCACCTCAAGGTGCTCCACGGCGCGGGCCTGCTCGACCGCGACAAGCGCGGCACCTGGGTCTACTACCGCGTACGCCGCGAGGCGCTCGCCGGCCTCGGCACCTTGCTCGGTGGGGCGGTGTGAACGGGCTCGCACGACGGCTCCTCGCCGAAGGCGTCGGCACCGCGCTCCTCGTCTGCGTCGTGGTCGGCTCGGGTATCGCGGCCGAGCAGCTCTCCCCCGACGACGTCGGTCTGCAGCTGCTGGAGAACTCGCTGGCCACCGTCTTCGGGCTGGCGACCCTGATCCTTCTCCTCGGTCCGGTCTCCGGGGCCCACTTCAACCCGGCCGTGTCCCTGGCCGACTGGTTCCTCGGCCGCCGCGACGGCAGCGGGCTGAGCCTCCCGGAGGTCGGGGCGTACGCAGCGGCCCAGTGCGTCGGCGGTATCGCCGGTGCGATCGTGGCCAATCTGATGTTCGGCGTCGAGACCACCCTCTCGGCCACGGACCGTGCCTCCGGCCCGCACTTCCTGGCCGAGGTCGTCGCCACGGCGGGCCTGGTCGCCCTGATCTTCTCGCTGGTCCGCACCGGGCGGGCCGCCGTCGCCGCGCCCGCGGTCGGGGCCTACATCGGCGCCGCCTACTGGTTCACGAGCTCGACCAGCTTCGCCAACCCGGCGGTCACGATCGGCCGGGTCTTCTCCGACACCTTCGCCGGCATCGCGCCGGGCAGTGTCCCCGCGTTCGTCGCGGCCCAGGCGCTGGGCGCCGTCGTCGGCGTGGTCCTGGTGCTGGCCCTCTACCCGACGACCTCGGGAGAGCCCGACCGCGAGCCGTCCCTCATCGACGAACCTCTGCCGGGGCGCTAGGCAGCTCCACCGAGACTCGCAGCCCGCCCCCTGCACGAGGCAGGACGGCGAGGTGGCCGTCGTGGGCGTGGGTGATGCTCTTGACGATCGCCAGGCCCAGGCCGACGCCCACCTGGTCACCATGGATGCGCTGCGTGCCTCGCTGGAACGGCTCGGTGAGCGTGGCGACCAGCTCGCGGGAGAGCTCCTCACCGGTGTTGGCGACGGTGAGCACGGCGCTCTTCTCGTTGGCCGCGATGGTGACCGTGACGGAGCCGCCGGGCAGGTTGTGGACGATCGCGTTGTGCACCAGGTTGGTCGTCAGCTGGAGCAGCAGCGCGTAGGACCCGAGAGCCTGAGCCTGCTGGCCGGGCGTCGAGATCGTCAGGCCGCGCTGCTCGGCGAGCGGTAGCAGCACCTCGACCGCCTCCTCGACGACCAGCGACAGGTCGACCGGCTCGCGCCCGAAGGAGCGCCGGTCGGCACGGCTGAGCACGAGCAACGCCTCGGTGAGGTCGATGGCGCGGGTGTTGATGAGCCGCAGCCGCTCGACGAGCTCGCCCACGTCGGGATCGGGGTCGTTGCGGGCCACATCGAGGAGCGTCTGCGTGATGGCCAGCGGCGTACGCAGCTCGTGGGAGGCGTTGGCGGCGAACCGTTGCTGCTCGGCCACCTGCGCCTCCAGCCGAGCGAGCATGTCGTCGAAGCCGTCGGCGAGCTCGCGGAACTCGTCGCCCCGACCCTCGAGCTCGATCCGGTGCGAGAGCGATCCCCCGGCGGCCTCCCGGGTGGCCTCGGTGATCTTCGTCAGCGGAGCCAGCATCCGGCCGGCCAGGATCCAGCCTCCCACCAGGCCGAACAGGAGCAGCACACCCAGCATCGTCGCTGCTCGTGGAGCGAAGGCGCGCTCGAGGTCGGAGCGGTTGGGCACGAACGGCGAACCCCGACCGGGCGCCTGCGGCCACTCCATCCACACCCCGTCGGGCACATACCTGAGCAGGAAGACCCACACCACGGCGAGCAGCAGCGCGCCGGTGACCACGATCACCGCGGCATAGCTGAGCGTGAGCTTGAGCCGCACGCTCATCCCCGGGGGTCTGGCTGCTCTAGCCACTCGGCTCATCCGCATCGATGCGGTAGCCCACACCCGGCACCGTCGCGATGATCGCAGGCTCGCCGAGCCGCTTGCGCAGGGCCGAGACGGTGATGCGTACGGCGTTGGTGAAGGGGTCGGCGTTCTCGTCCCAGGCCCGCTCCAGCAGCTCCTCGGCGCTGATCACGCCGCCTTCGGCAGCGGCGAGCACCTCGAGCACCGCGAACTGCTTGCGGGTCAGCGCGACGTAGCGTCCGTCTCGGTAGACCTCCCGGCGGAACGGGTCGACCCGCAGGCCGGCGATCTCGCGCACCGGAGGCCGGCTGTGGGCGCGGCGCCGGTCGAGGGCCCGCAGCCGCAGCACCAGCTCACGCAGCTCGAACGGCTTGGTCAGGTAGTCGTCGGCACCCAGCTCGAAGCCGGAGGCCTTGTCGTCGAGGCGGTCGGCCGCGGTGAGCATCAGGATCGGCATCCCGGTGCCGGAGGCGACGATGCGCTCGGCGATCTCGTCGCCCGACGGCCCGGGGATGT
The sequence above is drawn from the Nocardioides albertanoniae genome and encodes:
- a CDS encoding bifunctional sugar phosphate isomerase/epimerase/4-hydroxyphenylpyruvate dioxygenase family protein, producing MRTSIATVCLSGALVQKMYAAAEAGFSAIEIFEPDLISAPQSPEEIRALADRLGLSLDLYQPFRDAEGVDEETFATVLHRAEAKFALMRRLGIETMLVCSNVATATIDDDEVSARQLRRLGDLAATYGVKLAYEALAWGRFVDDYRRSWRIVELADHAAVGICLDSFHILSRGHGPKQIEEIPAEKIFFLQLADAPALRMDVLSWSRHHRLFPGEGSFDLPAFLGHVLRAGYDGPLSLEVFNDTFRQTDPVRTARQAQRSLRWLADRTADLLGEETGRSAPLPRLPEVAAPEAFDFVEIKAPDTSGVEVLLEQMGFAFGGRHRSKQVRLWTWGEARIVCNDVPSASPEPHIAAVGFDVADSDAAAERAARLMAPPVHRRTYAGEQALRAFASPDGTEVFLSRAADWIAEFDGGVSSADEHSARIDHVNLVQPWHSFDEAVLFYTSVLSLAPQPAQEVAGPSGLVRSQVMSSPAGGVRLPLNLLPNGQQGRAQHVAIVCDDIVGVVTAARGRGLRPLEVPGNYYADLAARFDLPDDLIDTLRDLDLLYDRDADGEYLHCYTETVGEVFFELVERRERYAGYGAGNAPVRLVSQAG
- the hppD gene encoding 4-hydroxyphenylpyruvate dioxygenase, translating into MTIADTLTNQEKLAGLGLAELEQLVGLVAYDDTSDPFPVTGWDAVVWAVGNATQTAHFFISAYGMDLEAYSGPETGNRDHHAYVLRSGGVRFVIKGGVAPESEVIAHHARHGDGIVDIALEVPDVDRCIKHARAQGATVLEEPHDVTDEHGTVRIAAIGTYGETRHTLVDRSGYDGPYLPGFVARTSTFKRPEGAPKRLFQALDHVVGNVELGKMDEWVDFYGRVMGFTNMAEFIGDDIATDYSALMSKVVANGNHRVKFPLNEPAIAKKKSQIDEYLEFYQGPGAQHLALATGDILATVDALRDAGIEFLNTPDSYYEDAELRARIGEVRVPIEELQKRGILVDRDEDGYLLQIFTKPVGDRPTVFFELIERHGSLGFGKGNFKALFEAIEREQELRGNF
- a CDS encoding Lrp/AsnC family transcriptional regulator — its product is MSLDDLDVALLETLHAHPRVGDLELSRVTRVARATVQSRLRKMAEAGVIRDWAPTIDPAAAGHAVQAFVTLEISQGALDDVRDDLAEIPEVLEAYVTTGSFDVFCKVATASHTKLQEVLVRIDQSHAVVRSTSVVTLSTLIEPRTLDLLRTGARAR
- a CDS encoding ArsI/CadI family heavy metal resistance metalloenzyme; this translates as MSRLQLALNVDDLESSIAFYTKLFATETAKVRRGYANFAVAEPPLKLVLMESPGRGGSLNHLGVEVADTDIVDAEQTRLADAGFASIEERGTECCYAKQDKFWVEGAPDGERWEVYTVLGEAPLMCATAEEASPCCA
- a CDS encoding ArsR/SmtB family transcription factor, with product MSAALELTPIGEAACCPPLTKQPITAQQAASVAPMLKALADPVRLRLLSLVAAHEDGEACVCNLNDAFDLSQPTISHHLKVLHGAGLLDRDKRGTWVYYRVRREALAGLGTLLGGAV
- a CDS encoding aquaporin produces the protein MNGLARRLLAEGVGTALLVCVVVGSGIAAEQLSPDDVGLQLLENSLATVFGLATLILLLGPVSGAHFNPAVSLADWFLGRRDGSGLSLPEVGAYAAAQCVGGIAGAIVANLMFGVETTLSATDRASGPHFLAEVVATAGLVALIFSLVRTGRAAVAAPAVGAYIGAAYWFTSSTSFANPAVTIGRVFSDTFAGIAPGSVPAFVAAQALGAVVGVVLVLALYPTTSGEPDREPSLIDEPLPGR
- a CDS encoding sensor histidine kinase; protein product: MSVRLKLTLSYAAVIVVTGALLLAVVWVFLLRYVPDGVWMEWPQAPGRGSPFVPNRSDLERAFAPRAATMLGVLLLFGLVGGWILAGRMLAPLTKITEATREAAGGSLSHRIELEGRGDEFRELADGFDDMLARLEAQVAEQQRFAANASHELRTPLAITQTLLDVARNDPDPDVGELVERLRLINTRAIDLTEALLVLSRADRRSFGREPVDLSLVVEEAVEVLLPLAEQRGLTISTPGQQAQALGSYALLLQLTTNLVHNAIVHNLPGGSVTVTIAANEKSAVLTVANTGEELSRELVATLTEPFQRGTQRIHGDQVGVGLGLAIVKSITHAHDGHLAVLPRAGGGLRVSVELPSAPAEVRR